A window from Ignavibacteriota bacterium encodes these proteins:
- the folK gene encoding 2-amino-4-hydroxy-6-hydroxymethyldihydropteridine diphosphokinase, with the protein MWKQKLKKAETNKVYIGIGSNVGNRLLNFRKTIKLISENENISDVKISSIYETLPYGNIEQNNFYNAVIYFNTKLTLQELFDFTKSIEKKIGRIKRQNWGPREIDLDILLFNKLVFADEYISIPHKDLVNRDFVLVPLLELSKNLVNPETKIKLKEYLNKLSHKFIISKFGLEI; encoded by the coding sequence ATGTGGAAGCAGAAGTTGAAAAAGGCAGAAACGAATAAAGTATATATTGGAATTGGCTCAAATGTTGGGAATCGTTTATTAAATTTTAGAAAAACTATAAAATTAATTAGCGAAAATGAAAATATTTCTGACGTAAAAATTTCTTCAATTTATGAAACTTTGCCTTACGGAAATATTGAACAAAATAATTTTTATAATGCAGTAATTTATTTCAACACAAAATTAACTTTGCAAGAACTTTTTGATTTTACAAAATCTATTGAGAAAAAAATCGGTAGAATTAAAAGACAAAATTGGGGACCGCGCGAAATTGATTTGGATATTTTATTATTCAACAAATTGGTTTTTGCCGATGAATATATTTCAATTCCGCATAAAGATTTGGTAAATCGCGATTTTGTTTTGGTACCATTATTGGAATTATCTAAAAATTTGGTAAATCCGGAAACAAAAATTAAGTTAAAAGAATACCTAAATAAATTATCTCATAAATTTATAATTAGTAAATTTGGATTAGAAATTTAG
- the pgeF gene encoding peptidoglycan editing factor PgeF: MVIHKSKILEKFPEIIFGFSQKIKLIENDKFNFNMSKSIGDDENKVESNREKFFNHLGLNSKNVVIEKQTHSDIINFVESFEKNLTGDALITKTKNFGLAVSTADCTNIYLYDSKEKVIAAVHSGWEGTEKRILEKTVRKLIDGFSCNPKNLVVYFGPSISQKNYEVGKEFDQKFESKYLIPNGEKYLLDLKSANKDILLKFGVPENQIEVDEICSFRNSNFHSFRRDKQNSGRAFGVIAMKGTNE; this comes from the coding sequence ATGGTTATTCACAAATCGAAAATATTAGAAAAATTTCCGGAAATAATTTTTGGCTTCAGTCAAAAAATTAAATTAATTGAAAATGATAAATTTAATTTCAACATGTCAAAATCGATTGGCGATGATGAAAATAAAGTTGAAAGTAATCGAGAAAAATTCTTTAATCATTTAGGATTAAATTCAAAAAATGTTGTAATTGAAAAACAAACTCACAGTGATATTATAAATTTTGTTGAAAGTTTTGAAAAAAACTTAACCGGAGATGCATTAATTACAAAAACTAAAAATTTTGGTTTGGCAGTTTCAACTGCGGATTGCACAAATATTTATTTATATGATTCTAAAGAAAAAGTAATTGCTGCAGTTCATTCCGGTTGGGAAGGAACAGAAAAAAGAATTTTGGAAAAAACCGTACGAAAATTAATTGATGGATTTTCGTGTAATCCAAAAAATTTGGTTGTTTATTTTGGACCTTCAATTTCTCAAAAAAATTATGAAGTTGGAAAAGAATTCGATCAAAAGTTTGAATCAAAATATTTAATTCCAAATGGAGAAAAATATTTACTCGATTTGAAATCTGCAAATAAAGATATTTTGTTGAAATTCGGTGTTCCCGAAAATCAAATTGAAGTTGACGAAATTTGCAGTTTTAGGAATTCTAATTTTCATTCATTTCGAAGAGATAAACAAAATTCCGGTCGGGCTTTTGGCGTAATTGCTATGAAAGGAACAAATGAGTAA
- the asnS gene encoding asparagine--tRNA ligase — MLSHVYIKNLENHIGQTVTLKGWLFNKRSSGKVKFLILRDGSGYLQCIVFKGNVSEEVFQLADSITQESSFEITGIVKSEPRAVGGFELDVTDLKLIGDSVDYPITPKDHGIEFLIDKRHLWIRSKRQAAILKIRHRIVKAIRDFFDERDFTLFDPPIITPNASEGTSTLFEMEYFDLGKAYLTQSGQLYAEAGAMALGKVYTFGPTFRAEKSKTRRHLTEFWMVEPEMAFYNLDDDMDLAEEFLEHIVQTVLKDCKPELEILERDTSKLEKVVRPFPRVSYTEAVEILRSKGQEFEWGNDLGAPDETVISEQFDKPVMVHRYPAEIKAFYMKRDPENPKVALAVDVLAPEGYGEIIGGSQREDNLDLMLQRINEHKLPQHYFEWYLDLRRFGSVPHAGFGLGLERTVTWICGIEHLRETIPFPRMIYRNTP, encoded by the coding sequence ATGCTCTCTCATGTTTATATTAAAAATTTAGAAAATCATATTGGTCAAACCGTAACATTAAAAGGCTGGCTGTTTAATAAAAGGTCTAGCGGAAAAGTAAAATTTTTAATTTTACGTGATGGAAGCGGATATCTGCAATGTATTGTTTTTAAAGGAAATGTTTCCGAAGAAGTGTTTCAATTAGCTGATTCTATTACTCAAGAAAGTAGTTTTGAAATTACGGGAATTGTTAAATCAGAACCGCGTGCAGTTGGTGGTTTTGAGCTTGATGTTACAGATTTAAAATTAATTGGAGATTCGGTTGATTATCCTATTACACCAAAAGATCACGGAATTGAATTTTTAATTGATAAGAGACACTTGTGGATTCGCTCAAAAAGACAAGCAGCAATTTTAAAAATTCGACATCGAATTGTTAAAGCAATAAGAGATTTTTTTGATGAACGAGATTTCACACTTTTTGATCCGCCCATTATTACACCAAATGCATCTGAGGGAACTTCCACACTTTTTGAAATGGAATATTTTGATTTGGGTAAAGCATATTTAACACAATCCGGACAACTATATGCGGAAGCCGGTGCAATGGCTTTGGGCAAAGTTTATACTTTTGGTCCAACGTTTAGAGCGGAAAAATCGAAAACAAGGAGACATTTAACAGAATTTTGGATGGTGGAACCGGAAATGGCTTTTTATAATCTTGATGACGATATGGATTTAGCCGAAGAATTTCTTGAACATATTGTCCAAACAGTTTTAAAGGATTGCAAACCTGAATTGGAAATTTTAGAAAGAGATACTTCAAAATTAGAAAAAGTTGTACGACCATTTCCAAGAGTTTCTTATACGGAAGCCGTGGAAATTTTACGTTCTAAAGGACAAGAATTTGAATGGGGAAATGATCTTGGTGCACCGGATGAAACAGTAATTTCCGAACAATTTGATAAACCGGTTATGGTTCATAGATATCCCGCAGAAATAAAAGCTTTTTATATGAAACGAGATCCGGAAAATCCTAAAGTTGCATTGGCTGTTGATGTTTTAGCTCCCGAAGGTTACGGAGAAATTATCGGCGGAAGCCAAAGAGAAGATAATTTAGATTTAATGTTACAAAGAATAAATGAACATAAATTACCACAGCATTATTTTGAATGGTATTTGGATTTACGAAGATTCGGTTCGGTTCCTCATGCGGGATTTGGTTTAGGTTTAGAAAGAACAGTAACTTGGATTTGTGGAATTGAACATTTACGTGAAACAATTCCTTTCCCAAGAATGATTTACAGAAATACACCTTAA
- the vanZ gene encoding VanZ family protein: MYNYIKENRLKVLTIPLILYWIILFIATTLPSTPYVDVFDISDKIKHFGAYLILAVLLGLNLHFQEKWKGVTQNFLKFTFIICIFYGLIDELHQIFVPNRSGEFLDWVADLIGTIVGILIIKIFLTIIKNKSTQIETT, from the coding sequence TTGTATAATTATATAAAAGAAAATAGACTAAAGGTTTTAACAATCCCTCTAATTCTTTATTGGATAATTTTGTTTATTGCAACAACATTACCTTCAACTCCTTATGTAGATGTTTTTGATATATCAGATAAAATTAAACATTTTGGTGCATATTTAATTTTGGCTGTTTTATTGGGACTCAATCTTCATTTTCAAGAAAAATGGAAAGGTGTTACACAAAATTTTTTAAAATTCACATTTATTATTTGCATTTTTTATGGACTGATTGATGAATTACACCAAATTTTTGTTCCGAATAGATCCGGTGAATTTTTGGATTGGGTTGCAGATTTGATAGGAACAATTGTTGGTATTTTAATTATTAAAATTTTCCTAACAATAATTAAAAATAAATCGACACAAATTGAAACAACTTAG
- a CDS encoding DMT family transporter, whose translation MSNSLKIALGYVAICLIWGSTWLAIRLGLDSLTPLISAGLRFLSASIIIFAIVFIKKIEMHLDSNSIKMYIFLAFFSFTIPFGLVYWAEQFVPSGLASVLFGIFPFSVFVFSWFILKGESADFFKLASVILGFIGILIIFSDSLELDIENHTLGLLAVLLSAIIQGSNSVVVKKWGSHLHPFSLNAIPLLIAGISMISLSFFFEDSSIWEFNTKAILSISYLAVVGTIAAFTIYYWLLKQINAVILALSSFITPIIALILGWLILNEQLSAKVLVGALFVLIGILFANFKQLRKYILNKKEL comes from the coding sequence ATGAGTAATTCATTAAAAATTGCTTTGGGATATGTTGCAATTTGTCTTATTTGGGGCTCAACGTGGCTTGCAATAAGGCTGGGATTGGATTCATTAACTCCTTTAATTTCTGCGGGATTGCGTTTTCTTTCAGCTTCAATAATAATTTTTGCAATCGTATTTATCAAAAAAATTGAAATGCATTTGGATTCCAATTCAATAAAAATGTATATTTTTTTAGCATTCTTTTCATTTACAATTCCGTTTGGGTTGGTTTATTGGGCAGAGCAATTCGTGCCAAGTGGATTAGCTTCAGTATTGTTCGGAATCTTTCCATTTTCAGTTTTCGTATTTTCTTGGTTTATTCTCAAAGGAGAATCTGCAGATTTTTTCAAATTGGCAAGTGTAATTTTAGGCTTCATCGGAATTCTAATAATTTTTTCAGATAGTTTAGAATTGGATATTGAAAATCATACTTTAGGATTATTGGCGGTTTTGTTAAGCGCAATAATTCAAGGTTCAAACTCAGTTGTGGTAAAAAAATGGGGAAGTCATCTTCATCCGTTTTCACTAAATGCAATTCCGTTGTTGATTGCCGGAATTTCCATGATTTCGTTAAGTTTCTTTTTCGAAGATTCATCAATTTGGGAATTTAACACAAAAGCAATTTTGTCAATTTCTTACTTAGCTGTTGTTGGAACAATTGCGGCTTTTACAATTTATTATTGGTTGTTAAAGCAAATTAACGCGGTGATTTTAGCGCTTTCATCATTTATAACCCCAATTATTGCATTAATTTTGGGCTGGCTGATTCTTAACGAACAACTTTCTGCAAAAGTTTTAGTTGGGGCACTTTTTGTGTTAATTGGAATTTTATTTGCTAATTTTAAGCAATTAAGAAAATATATTCTTAATAAAAAGGAATTGTAA
- a CDS encoding NAD(P)H-hydrate dehydratase: protein MIPLFSINQIRNADKFAVENYSFASVLLMENAAESIKTEIFKEYPDINKKHNISIICGKGNNGGDGFALARKLSVENFEVKVLVIPNENEISGDAKINFEILKSVSKDYKNLHIKFFKKISDLNFIKNSDFIVDAILGTGSQGELKSPIREIVENLNNTSAVKISIDNPTGLNLENASGNTIFRADLTVTLAELKTGLFYENGKFNSGKIVKGSIGIGGNYFDKLDVKEYLIEPEDAILGLPKKVSNLNKYSAGKVFVIAGSGKMSGAAVFAINAAMISGSGAGYLAFPKSVRNLVQPKMNSAIVFSYNDNYSEILSTKNLDELSEKINWADSVLIGPGLGRNIETQNSVVEIIKKNPKTKFVIDADAIFSLGNGNYKKLNLANCVFTPHHKEFADLLGIELEELKLNLFKFGRKFVEETKSFLVLKGASTILFNKNGEIFINTSGNSGLAKFGSGDVLSGIISSFIAQKKELEKSIISSVYLHGLTADLISAKESEFGITPEKIISNFPKTIKFLRKSFV from the coding sequence GTGATTCCACTTTTTAGCATAAATCAAATCAGAAATGCAGATAAATTTGCAGTAGAAAATTATTCTTTCGCTTCAGTTTTATTAATGGAAAATGCTGCAGAAAGTATAAAAACTGAAATATTTAAAGAATATCCAGATATTAATAAAAAACATAATATTTCAATTATTTGTGGAAAAGGCAATAACGGCGGCGATGGTTTTGCATTAGCAAGAAAATTATCGGTAGAAAATTTTGAAGTAAAAGTTTTAGTTATTCCAAACGAAAATGAAATCTCCGGCGATGCGAAAATCAATTTTGAAATTTTAAAAAGTGTTTCCAAAGATTATAAAAATCTGCATATCAAATTTTTCAAAAAAATATCCGATTTGAATTTTATTAAAAATTCTGATTTCATAGTTGATGCTATTCTTGGTACGGGCTCGCAAGGTGAATTAAAATCTCCGATAAGAGAAATTGTAGAAAATTTAAATAATACTTCTGCAGTAAAAATTTCGATTGATAATCCAACTGGATTAAATTTAGAAAATGCAAGCGGAAATACAATCTTCAGAGCAGATCTCACTGTAACTTTAGCTGAATTAAAAACCGGACTTTTTTATGAAAATGGAAAATTTAATTCGGGTAAAATTGTCAAAGGTTCAATTGGAATTGGCGGAAATTATTTTGATAAATTAGACGTTAAGGAATATTTAATTGAGCCGGAAGATGCAATTTTAGGACTTCCTAAAAAAGTATCAAATTTAAATAAATATTCTGCGGGAAAAGTTTTTGTAATTGCCGGATCTGGAAAAATGTCGGGGGCTGCAGTTTTTGCTATAAACGCCGCAATGATTTCCGGAAGCGGTGCCGGATATTTAGCATTTCCAAAATCTGTAAGAAATTTGGTTCAACCAAAAATGAATTCAGCAATTGTATTTTCATATAATGATAATTATTCGGAAATTTTATCTACAAAAAATCTTGATGAATTATCTGAAAAAATTAATTGGGCAGATTCCGTTTTAATTGGTCCCGGTTTGGGAAGAAATATTGAAACACAAAATTCAGTAGTTGAAATAATTAAGAAAAATCCCAAAACAAAATTTGTAATTGATGCTGACGCAATTTTTAGTTTAGGTAACGGAAATTATAAAAAATTGAATTTAGCAAATTGTGTATTTACACCGCATCATAAAGAATTTGCTGATTTACTTGGAATTGAATTGGAAGAATTAAAATTAAATCTTTTTAAATTCGGTAGAAAATTTGTTGAAGAAACAAAATCTTTTTTGGTACTAAAAGGAGCGTCAACAATTTTATTTAATAAAAATGGGGAGATTTTTATTAACACATCCGGAAATTCCGGTTTGGCAAAATTTGGAAGCGGAGATGTTTTGAGCGGAATAATTTCGTCATTTATAGCTCAGAAAAAAGAATTAGAAAAATCAATAATTTCTTCTGTATATTTGCACGGTTTAACCGCAGATTTAATTTCTGCTAAAGAATCTGAATTCGGCATTACACCGGAAAAAATAATTTCAAACTTTCCAAAAACAATAAAATTTTTGAGAAAATCATTTGTATAA
- a CDS encoding aminotransferase class I/II-fold pyridoxal phosphate-dependent enzyme — protein MKENNNNNDSKYSMDTHLIYGKNVSNKWDYSHHVTAPISSSTTFRLDSVERGAEGFMQFAQTEAHGNEQPIFIYDRLGEPNKDMLEENLAFIEKGEMAVTFASGMSAISGVLGILTKSGDEIITHTTLYGCTISLFNNWYPRLNIKVHPVDLTNLQNIYSVLNENTKVIYFETPANPNLDIINIIELRKIVDEINKSRSENNLLTIVVDNTFATSFSQRPIELGSDFTVHSLTKGMGGFGTDMGGAVIGKNKYRDALLLYRKDFGAVLNTKSAWAILTYGLPSLALRQKHQIQSSIKIAEFLENHHKVEFVKYPGLKSHPQYEIAKEQMIDFYGNFAPGSLIYFVLKGNTPEETKNNGKKLMDHIAQNAYTMTLAVSLGHTRTLIEHPASMTHSVIPADKLVERGIDAGGVRLAIGIENVNDVLTDLEESLKVI, from the coding sequence ATGAAAGAAAATAATAACAACAATGATTCTAAATATTCCATGGATACACATTTAATTTATGGAAAAAATGTTTCAAACAAATGGGATTATAGCCACCATGTAACTGCACCGATTTCTTCATCCACAACTTTTAGGCTTGATTCTGTTGAGCGCGGTGCAGAAGGTTTTATGCAATTTGCACAAACTGAAGCTCATGGAAATGAACAGCCAATTTTTATTTACGATAGACTCGGCGAACCCAATAAAGATATGCTTGAAGAAAATTTGGCATTTATTGAAAAAGGTGAAATGGCTGTTACATTTGCAAGCGGAATGAGTGCAATTTCCGGAGTTTTAGGAATTCTTACAAAATCCGGTGATGAAATTATTACACACACAACTTTGTATGGATGTACAATTTCGCTTTTTAATAATTGGTATCCGCGGTTAAATATAAAAGTTCATCCGGTTGATTTAACAAATCTCCAAAATATTTATTCCGTACTAAATGAAAACACAAAAGTTATTTATTTTGAAACACCGGCAAATCCCAACTTGGATATTATAAATATTATTGAGTTAAGAAAAATTGTTGATGAAATTAATAAATCAAGAAGCGAAAATAATTTATTAACAATTGTTGTTGATAACACTTTTGCAACTTCATTCAGTCAGAGACCAATAGAATTAGGTTCAGATTTCACTGTTCATTCTTTAACAAAAGGAATGGGCGGATTTGGAACAGATATGGGAGGTGCTGTAATCGGTAAAAATAAATATCGTGACGCACTTCTTCTTTATAGAAAAGATTTCGGAGCTGTGCTAAATACAAAAAGTGCTTGGGCAATTTTAACTTACGGATTGCCGAGTTTGGCACTTCGACAAAAACACCAAATTCAATCATCAATTAAAATTGCAGAATTTTTAGAAAATCATCACAAAGTGGAATTTGTTAAATATCCGGGATTGAAATCTCATCCGCAGTATGAAATTGCAAAAGAACAAATGATAGATTTCTACGGAAATTTTGCACCGGGAAGTTTAATTTATTTTGTACTAAAAGGAAATACTCCGGAAGAAACAAAAAATAATGGTAAAAAGTTAATGGATCATATTGCACAAAATGCTTATACAATGACGTTGGCAGTAAGTTTGGGTCATACAAGAACTTTAATTGAACATCCGGCTTCGATGACACATTCTGTAATTCCAGCTGATAAATTAGTTGAACGTGGAATTGATGCCGGTGGTGTAAGATTAGCAATTGGAATTGAAAATGTAAATGATGTTTTAACCGATTTGGAGGAATCCTTAAAAGTAATTTAG
- a CDS encoding deoxynucleoside kinase, whose product MEQPRYIAIEGVIGAGKTALAKKLSEKLSAKLVLEEFENNPFLEKFYDDRKRYAFQTQMFFLINRFKQQEQFNQEDLFTEYLVSDYFFDKDQIFAYLNLSGEELKLYEGVFPLLKRNLRQIDLVIFLQASVDRLIYNIKKRGRSVEKNLTRTYIRELSEAYNNFFFKYSSTPLLIVNTTEIDFVNKEDDFDELYNQIFRKDRGFIEYFNPKIKV is encoded by the coding sequence TTGGAACAACCGAGATATATCGCAATTGAAGGTGTAATTGGAGCTGGTAAAACAGCATTAGCTAAAAAATTATCAGAAAAACTTTCGGCAAAATTAGTTTTGGAAGAATTTGAAAACAATCCATTCTTAGAAAAATTTTACGATGACAGAAAACGTTACGCATTTCAAACACAGATGTTTTTTTTAATTAACAGATTTAAGCAACAAGAACAGTTTAACCAAGAAGATCTTTTTACGGAATATTTGGTTTCGGATTATTTTTTCGATAAAGATCAAATTTTTGCATATTTAAATCTTTCTGGTGAAGAACTAAAATTGTATGAAGGAGTTTTTCCCTTGTTGAAAAGAAATTTGCGACAAATCGATTTGGTAATTTTCCTCCAAGCAAGTGTCGATCGTTTAATTTATAATATTAAAAAACGTGGAAGATCGGTCGAGAAAAATTTAACAAGAACATATATTCGTGAATTAAGTGAAGCTTACAATAATTTTTTCTTCAAATACAGTTCAACGCCTTTGCTAATTGTGAACACAACTGAAATTGATTTTGTAAATAAAGAAGATGATTTTGATGAACTCTATAATCAAATTTTTAGAAAAGATAGAGGTTTCATAGAATATTTTAATCCAAAAATAAAAGTATAA
- the folB gene encoding dihydroneopterin aldolase, which translates to MLNVVRIKNAVFYAYHGALKEEQFIGGKFEADVDMFFSFTEAAANDDLSKTINYDEVYKFINKIIHEKKYYLIETLATIIADSLLKTYPILEKVKVKVRKNNVPVGGIIEHVEAEVEKGRNE; encoded by the coding sequence ATGTTAAATGTTGTTCGAATAAAAAATGCGGTTTTTTATGCATATCACGGAGCTTTAAAAGAAGAGCAGTTTATTGGCGGAAAGTTTGAAGCCGATGTTGATATGTTTTTCAGTTTTACGGAAGCTGCCGCAAATGATGATTTATCTAAAACAATAAATTATGATGAAGTATATAAATTTATTAACAAAATAATTCATGAAAAAAAATATTATTTGATAGAAACATTGGCAACAATTATTGCAGATAGTTTATTAAAGACTTATCCCATTTTAGAAAAAGTAAAGGTAAAAGTCAGAAAAAATAATGTTCCCGTCGGCGGAATTATTGAACATGTGGAAGCAGAAGTTGAAAAAGGCAGAAACGAATAA
- a CDS encoding sodium:proton antiporter, translating to MKTKIVSLFLLLFFSPEFLFASEGSHTLPATFMVIPFIVLLLMIATGPLFYHHFWEHHYPKVSIILGLITVIYYSAVLGDTHSLLHTLTEYLAFIALLASLFVASGGILIKIDKKSTPLLNSVILFFGAVIANVIGTTGASMLLIRPFIKLNKKRIKPYQFIFFIFAVSNVGGALTPIGDPPLFLGFLRGVNFFWFFGHIWYIWLLAASLIVIIFYIIDSKNILENDQENYSGKIEFKGFKNVIYLIVILISVFIDPAIIPWVPSLSPLPFGIREIIMFSIVYFAYKNADKEILKANEFDFEPIKEVAFLFIGIFATMIPALQLIAHEANVYGDKLIPGIFYWATGSLSAFLDNAPTFLNFLSAAMGKFGLDVNKIEQVHQLSIDYPIYLSAISVGAVFFGAMSYIGNGPNFMVKSICERSGIKMPSFFAYIVKYSIPVLLPIFALVWLLFYYGV from the coding sequence ATGAAAACTAAAATTGTTTCACTTTTCTTACTATTATTTTTCTCTCCCGAATTTTTATTTGCATCGGAAGGCTCTCACACATTACCGGCAACTTTTATGGTAATTCCTTTTATTGTTCTATTATTAATGATTGCAACCGGACCTCTGTTTTATCATCATTTTTGGGAACATCATTATCCAAAAGTTTCAATAATTTTAGGATTGATAACTGTAATTTATTATTCAGCAGTACTTGGTGATACTCACAGTTTACTTCACACATTAACAGAATATTTAGCATTTATTGCTTTACTTGCATCTCTATTTGTTGCTTCAGGTGGAATTTTAATAAAAATTGATAAAAAATCCACACCACTTTTAAACTCAGTAATTTTATTTTTTGGAGCAGTAATTGCAAATGTTATTGGTACAACCGGTGCATCAATGTTATTGATTAGACCATTTATTAAACTTAACAAAAAACGAATCAAACCTTATCAATTTATATTTTTCATTTTTGCTGTAAGTAATGTTGGAGGAGCATTAACACCTATTGGTGATCCGCCATTATTTTTAGGGTTTTTACGCGGAGTTAATTTCTTTTGGTTTTTTGGTCATATTTGGTATATATGGTTATTAGCTGCATCACTTATTGTAATAATTTTCTACATAATTGATTCAAAAAATATTTTAGAAAATGATCAGGAAAATTATTCAGGTAAAATTGAATTTAAGGGATTCAAAAACGTAATTTATTTGATTGTAATTTTAATTTCGGTATTTATTGATCCGGCAATAATTCCTTGGGTTCCAAGTTTATCTCCGCTACCATTCGGAATTAGAGAAATAATTATGTTTTCAATTGTGTATTTTGCTTATAAAAATGCCGATAAAGAAATTCTTAAAGCAAATGAATTTGATTTTGAACCAATAAAAGAAGTTGCATTTTTGTTTATTGGAATTTTTGCAACAATGATTCCGGCATTGCAATTAATTGCTCATGAGGCAAATGTTTATGGCGATAAGTTAATCCCCGGAATTTTTTATTGGGCAACAGGAAGTTTATCAGCATTCTTAGATAATGCCCCAACTTTTCTAAATTTTCTTAGTGCAGCAATGGGAAAATTTGGTTTGGATGTAAACAAAATTGAACAAGTTCATCAGCTTTCTATTGATTATCCAATTTATCTATCCGCAATTTCAGTGGGAGCTGTATTTTTTGGCGCAATGTCATATATCGGCAACGGTCCAAATTTTATGGTGAAATCAATTTGTGAAAGATCAGGAATTAAAATGCCAAGTTTCTTTGCATATATTGTTAAATATTCAATTCCGGTTTTGCTTCCAATTTTTGCATTAGTTTGGCTATTATTTTATTACGGAGTTTAA
- a CDS encoding Ppx/GppA family phosphatase has product MKKIAAIDIGSNSFHLIIAQISQNLNLEIIHREREVIRLSENFTNESKIISIELIEKSLLVLNKFSEIAKLHKAEIFAVATSSVRESSNQNIFIKKIFDETGIQIKVIDGIEEARLIYLGISNSIKIKNKKCLCIDIGGGSTEFIIGENEKIIFSESLKLGAVRLTQMFFPDFTITESKIIDCKKYIEQNLAISKSKINFEETDIVIGTSGTILSVGNLINSIKFKKVNLESLNNFKIEKEDLFEIQKIILSEKTFEERKSIAGIDERRADIFPAGIILLTTIFEQFKIKEMVVSEYALREGIIFDTLKN; this is encoded by the coding sequence ATGAAAAAAATTGCCGCAATTGATATTGGTTCAAACTCATTTCACTTAATAATTGCACAAATTTCACAAAACTTAAATTTAGAAATTATTCATCGCGAACGAGAAGTAATACGTTTAAGTGAAAATTTTACAAACGAATCAAAAATAATTTCCATAGAATTAATTGAAAAATCGCTTTTAGTTTTAAATAAATTTTCAGAAATTGCCAAATTACATAAAGCAGAAATATTTGCCGTTGCTACAAGTTCGGTTAGAGAATCTTCAAATCAAAATATATTTATAAAGAAAATTTTTGATGAAACCGGAATCCAAATAAAAGTTATTGATGGAATTGAAGAAGCCAGATTAATTTATTTGGGAATTTCAAATTCCATTAAAATTAAAAATAAAAAATGTCTCTGTATTGATATTGGCGGTGGAAGTACGGAATTTATTATCGGCGAAAATGAAAAAATAATTTTTTCAGAAAGTTTAAAACTCGGTGCAGTTCGCTTAACGCAAATGTTTTTCCCGGATTTTACAATTACGGAATCTAAAATAATTGATTGTAAAAAATATATTGAACAAAATTTAGCAATATCAAAAAGTAAAATTAATTTTGAAGAAACTGATATTGTAATTGGAACTTCCGGAACAATTTTATCTGTGGGAAATCTTATAAATTCTATAAAATTCAAAAAAGTAAATTTGGAAAGTTTGAATAATTTCAAAATTGAGAAAGAAGATTTATTTGAAATTCAGAAAATTATTTTATCGGAAAAAACTTTTGAAGAAAGAAAAAGTATTGCCGGAATTGATGAGAGAAGAGCTGATATTTTTCCCGCCGGAATAATTTTATTAACTACAATTTTTGAGCAATTCAAAATTAAAGAAATGGTAGTTTCCGAATATGCTTTACGCGAGGGAATTATTTTTGACACTTTGAAAAATTAA